The DNA sequence TAATCAACCCTTATTGATTTATCTTTCATATGCCTCACTCCCTTTTCTGAATGGTTCAGCGTATGAATTAAAGTTTCTTAAAATTCTAACTATATCTGCTGATTTAAGTCCAAGTTTTGTGAAATGTTCAGTCAATGAGAAAACATTGGGGGTTTCCTTTGGTCCAAAACATCCATAACAACCCCTGTTATATGACGGACAGATCGCTCCACATCCAGCTTGCACAACGGGACCAAGGCATGGCGTTCCACTTGAAACCATAACACAAACATTTCCCTTTCTCTTGCATTCCATACATACACTGTAGGAAGGGATATTAGGTTTGCGTTTATTAAGAAATGCACTTATAACTTCAATTAGCTGATATTTATTTATCGGACAGCCACGAAGCTCAAAATCAACAAACACATGATCAGCTATTGGCGTTGATTTATTCAATGTCTCAATATATGCTGGATTCGCATAAACAACAGAAATGAACTCCTTTACATCCTTAAAATTTCTCAATGCTTGAATTCCCCCAGCTGTTGCACAAGCTCCGATTGTTATTAGATACTTTGAAACCTTTCTTATCTTATGAATTCTCTCTGCATCATGTGGCGTTGTAATTGAACCCTCAACAAGTGAAATATCATACGGACCTGATACAGTTGCCCTTGACGCTTCAAGAAAATATGCAATTTCAACCGCTCCAACAACATCAAGAAGCTCATCTTCACAATCAAGCAAACTTAGCTGACATCCATCGCAAGAGGCAAACTTCCAGACAGCAAGTTTCGGTTTTTTTGCCTTCATTTTTAAATCTCCCGTTTAAATATCAAATCCTTAACTTGACTATAACTGAACACAGGACCATCTTTACAAATGAACACA is a window from the Candidatus Kryptobacter tengchongensis genome containing:
- a CDS encoding Coenzyme F420-reducing hydrogenase, gamma subunit, which gives rise to MKAKKPKLAVWKFASCDGCQLSLLDCEDELLDVVGAVEIAYFLEASRATVSGPYDISLVEGSITTPHDAERIHKIRKVSKYLITIGACATAGGIQALRNFKDVKEFISVVYANPAYIETLNKSTPIADHVFVDFELRGCPINKYQLIEVISAFLNKRKPNIPSYSVCMECKRKGNVCVMVSSGTPCLGPVVQAGCGAICPSYNRGCYGCFGPKETPNVFSLTEHFTKLGLKSADIVRILRNFNSYAEPFRKGSEAYER